A genomic window from Bifidobacteriaceae bacterium includes:
- a CDS encoding OsmC family protein has translation MATNAARAAQTKNKAGAGFPPPLKAKPGLRDFLAHKRYDGLQLAEQREANPPSRPNVLKAHTVAEGRSGVRRIRIRNHQILSDTGPDYAGYNLGPGSPEIVLGALSSCITHITEIVASNRRIPLDYLRVDVRGEQDFRRGSPGFEDVPVEPHNIRFVVTVESPADQGVIDSLFAEVKAVCPILNLFQNPQTVVGEVILNGERPDEAQPREIAD, from the coding sequence ATGGCTACCAACGCCGCGAGAGCCGCGCAAACGAAGAACAAGGCCGGGGCGGGTTTTCCTCCGCCGCTAAAGGCGAAGCCCGGCCTGCGGGACTTCCTCGCCCACAAACGCTACGACGGCCTGCAACTCGCCGAACAACGCGAGGCGAACCCGCCGTCCCGGCCAAATGTGCTGAAGGCGCACACCGTCGCCGAGGGACGCAGCGGCGTCAGGCGCATCCGCATCCGCAACCACCAGATCTTGAGCGACACGGGGCCTGACTACGCCGGCTACAACCTGGGCCCCGGCTCGCCGGAGATAGTCCTGGGCGCGCTGTCGTCCTGCATCACCCACATCACGGAGATCGTCGCCTCGAACCGCCGCATCCCTCTGGACTACCTTCGGGTGGACGTGCGCGGCGAGCAGGATTTCCGACGCGGCAGCCCGGGCTTCGAGGATGTGCCGGTCGAACCCCACAACATCCGCTTCGTGGTCACGGTGGAGTCTCCGGCCGACCAAGGCGTCATCGATTCCCTATTCGCCGAGGTGAAGGCGGTCTGCCCCATCCTGAACCTCTTCCAGAACCCTCAAACCGTTGTCGGCGAAGTCATTCTGAACGGAGAACGGCCCGACGAGGCACAACCTCGGGAGATCGCCGATTGA
- a CDS encoding LLM class flavin-dependent oxidoreductase: MALSPHSYNLTDTDKGSFLARPSGTRLPPAQSPFGHELRIGLITHFDQHDDPTTLYADNVRLAQGLEEQGYDSVWIAVRHFHAGWAGAPSVYSVLPAFAQATRRLTLATAVVPINADDPVRAAEDLATIDALSGGRLLVGLGKGVPSDSYKVFRSWREDREALYLEDVDKLHWALAGAEVAGGTGRIWPADPSLSGRILHGTSTIANVIDAAERGDGVLLERFGGGDERSPEGRIRFRERQAETLRLYLRRYRQKWGDTRTPLTAISRSLFPGTLEEAERATSHWNRADIQLGRLAPDLSQEDKFLADNFAWGTPGQLADDLIADPSLPLSDEVVLGLHPARLTVEETLAKSEILIQQVVPRLKSAWTERRAAALAQAYAASDKDVTEKAKIAVSA, translated from the coding sequence ATGGCTTTGTCGCCACACTCCTACAACCTGACTGACACGGACAAGGGCTCGTTCCTCGCCCGACCGTCCGGCACGCGATTGCCCCCGGCGCAATCGCCTTTCGGCCACGAACTGCGGATCGGCCTGATCACGCACTTCGACCAGCATGACGATCCAACCACGCTGTACGCGGACAACGTGCGCCTGGCCCAAGGACTCGAAGAGCAGGGCTACGACTCGGTCTGGATCGCCGTCCGCCATTTTCACGCCGGCTGGGCCGGCGCGCCCTCCGTCTATTCCGTCCTGCCCGCGTTCGCGCAGGCCACGCGGCGTCTGACCCTGGCGACCGCCGTGGTTCCGATCAACGCGGACGACCCGGTCCGAGCCGCCGAGGACCTCGCGACCATCGACGCCCTCTCCGGGGGACGGCTCCTGGTGGGCCTCGGCAAGGGTGTGCCCTCCGACTCCTACAAGGTGTTCCGGTCGTGGCGCGAGGACAGGGAAGCCCTGTACCTGGAGGATGTCGACAAGTTGCACTGGGCTTTGGCGGGAGCCGAGGTCGCCGGGGGCACCGGTCGCATCTGGCCCGCCGACCCGTCGCTGTCTGGGCGCATCCTGCACGGCACCTCGACCATCGCCAACGTGATTGACGCCGCCGAGCGCGGCGACGGCGTTCTCCTGGAGCGCTTCGGCGGGGGCGACGAGCGCAGTCCGGAAGGACGCATCCGCTTCCGCGAGCGCCAGGCCGAGACGCTGCGCCTGTACCTGCGGCGGTACCGGCAAAAGTGGGGCGACACACGGACGCCCTTGACCGCCATATCCCGCAGCCTGTTCCCGGGCACGCTGGAAGAGGCGGAGCGCGCAACCAGCCACTGGAACCGCGCCGACATCCAATTGGGGCGCCTGGCCCCGGACCTCAGCCAAGAGGACAAGTTCCTTGCGGACAACTTCGCGTGGGGCACGCCCGGCCAATTGGCTGACGACCTCATCGCCGATCCAAGCCTGCCGCTCTCCGACGAGGTGGTCCTTGGGCTCCATCCAGCCCGCCTCACCGTTGAAGAGACGCTGGCGAAATCCGAGATCCTGATCCAACAGGTGGTACCGCGTTTGAAGAGCGCCTGGACCGAGCGCCGCGCTGCGGCCCTGGCCCAGGCCTACGCCGCCTCAGACAAAGATGTCACCGAGAAAGCCAAAATCGCCGTCTCGGCCTGA